A region from the Etheostoma spectabile isolate EspeVRDwgs_2016 chromosome 9, UIUC_Espe_1.0, whole genome shotgun sequence genome encodes:
- the usp1 gene encoding ubiquitin carboxyl-terminal hydrolase 1 isoform X1, with protein MFCCCVSVFHWQCSHQPPSVGLPTGKSANCCFCTVRIVKQVNGSKTGYFVKYIKLQSGLTHSGTGKRMPGLQGENVVAALGSPIKRSKLSLKFLQKKETKRALDFSEPQADEPKIVEQEEPEASSCDQVVPGPSPCPASPGLLLPSEKRETLVPFVGLNNLGNTCYLNSILQVLYYCPGLREGVKKLYNLSKRKDKPKDETDKSEEQSGAVAEDLSAQIELLGSFNGLIASVEQLQSSFLLNPDSFSDGELATPPRKILHTLRQLNPMYEGYLQHDAQEVLQCILGNIQEACVTIRKELELDREDADEPEVKLEPGVRLGSSSPATEEDGQVSGKRKSDTEVGNAKKKPKSVKSKTCDEEVNRPLTRSKRKSSSDIMMDGTRDKDKEEVENEGMKTLNREEDKGSDNEGKGEKASKESDGKRKKRSKLSWLRPSGKQPSIFSKFLSVGKISSTSVKNQNKPEQENGLAGDQSPNEKTSVESSPQDMAEDKKAVKLQEGLDLMEHLFQGRLVLRTRCLECESFTERREDFQDISVPVLDDEPSIPDDLSEVSPDPKPELKTLKWAIGQFASVERIVGEDKYFCETCHHYTEAERSLLFDKTPEVITIHLKRFSANSLDLDPYAGLSKVNTPLQTPLTLSLEEWCTRPLSTKGQRYQLFAVVMHSGVTISSGHYTAFVHLSDLKDVKLLLRDKEETEEEEKESKEDTRVKDEALDYDDGEVSFSLNARGQRGTSLASSKTRGKMLSEGGVGLLGGQRSLSSCDLGSSKHTEKAASSGSAEGSKRRKPINGMGQKTEAGLNKEARVGEEELTPSLGSVETTEKQAFNNLLEYEGKWLLFDDSEVRLFEEEDFLQACSPETSSSSTPYLLFYRRMPEHGR; from the exons atgttttgttgttgtgtgtcggTGTTTCACTGGCAATGTAGCCACCAGCCACCATCAGTGGGTCTTCCAACAGGAAAAAGCGCCAACTGCTGTTTCTGTACCGTCCGAATCGTCAAACAAGTAAATGGCTCAAAAACCGGATATTTCGTGAAATACATTAAACTTCAAAGTGGATTAACTCATTCGG GTACCGGAAAAAGGATGCCAGGTCTGCAGGGGGAAAATGTTGTGGCGGCGCTCGGGAGCCCCATCAAGAGGAGTAAACTGTCTCTGAAGTTCCTCCAGAAGAAAGAAACTAAACGGGCTCTGGATTTCTCTGAACCTCAAGCAGATGAACCCAAAATAGTTGAACAAGAGGAGCCCGAGGCAAG CAGCTGCGATCAGGTGGTCCCTGGTCCTTCTCCATGTCCAGCCTCACCTGGCCTCCTCCTGCCATCTGAGAAGAGAGAGACCTTGGTGCCATTTGTGGGGCTTAACAACTTGGGCAACACCTGCTATTTGAACAGCATCTTACAG GTGCTGTACTACTGCCCCGGGCTCAGAGAAGGTGTAAAGAAACTGTACAACCTGtctaaaagaaaagacaaaccaAAGGATGAAACTGATAAAAGCGAAGAG CAGTCAGGAGCTGTGGCTGAAGATTTGTCTGCTCAGATTGAGCTCCTTGGGAGCTTCAACGGTCTGATAGCATCAGTGGAGCAGCTGCAGTCCAGCTTTCTGTTAAACCCCGACAGCTTCAGTGATGGAGAACTCGCCACTCCGCCTCGAAAAATACTCCACACACTCAG GCAGCTGAACCCCATGTATGAGGGCTATCTTCAGCACGATGCCCAGGAGGTGCTGCAGTGCATCCTGGGAAATATCCAGGAGGCTTGTGTCACCATCAGAAAGGAGTTGGAGCTGGATAGGGAGGATGCCGATGAGCCTGAGGTTAAACTTGAGCCTGGTGTCCGTTTGGGTTCAAGCAGCCCTGCGACAGAAGAGGACGGCCAAGTCAGTGGAAAGAGGAAGAGTGACACTGAAGTGGGAAATGCTAAAAAGAAGCCAAAATCTGTCAAGTCTAAGACATGTGATGAAGAGGTTAATAGACCCCTCACTCGCTCCAAAAGGAAGTCCTCCAGTGACATCATGATGGACGGCACCCGAGACAAAGATAAAGAGGAGGTGGAGAATGAAGGGATGAAGACACTGAATAGGGAGGAGGACAAAGGGAGTGACAATGAAGGGAAAGGTGAAAAGGCATCTAAAGAGTCTGatgggaaaagaaagaagagatcTAAGCTGAGCTGGCTGAGGCCTTCTGGGAAACAGCCGAGTATTTTCTCCAAGTTCCTCAGTGTGGGGAAGATCAGCTCCACGAGTGTgaagaaccaaaacaaaccaGAGCAGGAGAATGGACTGGCCGGAGACCAAAGTCCCAATGAGAAGACCAGCGTGGAGAGTTCACCCCAAGACATGGCTGAAGACAAGAAGGCAGTCAAACTTCAAG AGGGCCTGGACCTGATGGAGCACTTGTTCCAGGGCCGACTGGTTCTTAGGACTCGCTGTCTGGAGTGTGAGAGCttcacagagaggagagaagacttCCAGGACATCAGCGTCCCGGTGCTCGACGATGAACCCAGCATCCCAGACGACCTTTCTGAGG TCTCTCCTGATCCCAAACCAGAGCTGAAGACGTTGAAATGGGCCATCGGGCAGTTTGCTTCAGTGGAGCGCATCGTTGGGGAGGACAAATACTTCTGCGAGACGTGTCATCATTacacagaggcagagagaagtCTGCTGTTTGACAAAACTCCCGAAGTGATCACCATTCACCTGAAGCGCTTCTCCGCCAACAGTTTGGA CTTGGACCCATATGCAGGTCTGTCTAAAGTGAACACTCCCTTGCAAACCCCGTTGACCTTGTCTCTGGAGGAGTGGTGCACCCGGCCCTTGTCCACGAAAGGTCAACGCTATCAGCTGTTTGCCGTGGTCATGCATAGTGGTGTCACCATCAGCAGCGGCCACTATACGGCCTTCGTCCACCTGTCTGATCTGAAAGATGTGAAGCTCTTGCTGCGGGACAAAGAAGAAAccgaggaagaggagaaggagagtaAAGAGGACACCCGGGTGAAAGACGAAGCACTGGACTATGATGACGGAGAGGTGTCTTTCAGCCTGAATGCACGGGGTCAGAGGGGTACGAGTTTGGCTAGCAGCAAAACACGAGGAAAGATGCTGTCAGAGGGCGGGGTTGGACTCCTGGGGGGCCAGAGGAGTCTGTCTAGTTGTGATCTCGGGAGCAGCAAACACACGGAAAAAGCAGCCAGCAGTGGATCAGCAGAGGGATCCAAACGGAGGAAACCCATCAACGGCATGGGCCAAAAAACTGAAGCAGGACTAAACAAGGAGGCTAGAGTAGGAGAGGAGGAATTAACACCTTCCCTTGGCAGCGTGGAGACCACAGAGAAGCAGGCCTTTAACAACCTCCTCGAATACGAGGGCAAATGGCTGCTGTTTGATGACTCTGAGGTGCGTTTGTTTGAGGAGGAGGATTTCCTGCAAGCCTGCTCTCCTGAGACGTCGTCCTCATCGACACCGTACCTGCTGTTCTACAGAAGGATGCCTGAACACGGACGCTAA
- the usp1 gene encoding ubiquitin carboxyl-terminal hydrolase 1 isoform X2, which produces MFCCCVSVFHWQCSHQPPSVGLPTGKSANCCFCTVRIVKQVNGSKTGYFVKYIKLQSGLTHSGTGKRMPGLQGENVVAALGSPIKRSKLSLKFLQKKETKRALDFSEPQADEPKIVEQEEPEASCDQVVPGPSPCPASPGLLLPSEKRETLVPFVGLNNLGNTCYLNSILQVLYYCPGLREGVKKLYNLSKRKDKPKDETDKSEEQSGAVAEDLSAQIELLGSFNGLIASVEQLQSSFLLNPDSFSDGELATPPRKILHTLRQLNPMYEGYLQHDAQEVLQCILGNIQEACVTIRKELELDREDADEPEVKLEPGVRLGSSSPATEEDGQVSGKRKSDTEVGNAKKKPKSVKSKTCDEEVNRPLTRSKRKSSSDIMMDGTRDKDKEEVENEGMKTLNREEDKGSDNEGKGEKASKESDGKRKKRSKLSWLRPSGKQPSIFSKFLSVGKISSTSVKNQNKPEQENGLAGDQSPNEKTSVESSPQDMAEDKKAVKLQEGLDLMEHLFQGRLVLRTRCLECESFTERREDFQDISVPVLDDEPSIPDDLSEVSPDPKPELKTLKWAIGQFASVERIVGEDKYFCETCHHYTEAERSLLFDKTPEVITIHLKRFSANSLDLDPYAGLSKVNTPLQTPLTLSLEEWCTRPLSTKGQRYQLFAVVMHSGVTISSGHYTAFVHLSDLKDVKLLLRDKEETEEEEKESKEDTRVKDEALDYDDGEVSFSLNARGQRGTSLASSKTRGKMLSEGGVGLLGGQRSLSSCDLGSSKHTEKAASSGSAEGSKRRKPINGMGQKTEAGLNKEARVGEEELTPSLGSVETTEKQAFNNLLEYEGKWLLFDDSEVRLFEEEDFLQACSPETSSSSTPYLLFYRRMPEHGR; this is translated from the exons atgttttgttgttgtgtgtcggTGTTTCACTGGCAATGTAGCCACCAGCCACCATCAGTGGGTCTTCCAACAGGAAAAAGCGCCAACTGCTGTTTCTGTACCGTCCGAATCGTCAAACAAGTAAATGGCTCAAAAACCGGATATTTCGTGAAATACATTAAACTTCAAAGTGGATTAACTCATTCGG GTACCGGAAAAAGGATGCCAGGTCTGCAGGGGGAAAATGTTGTGGCGGCGCTCGGGAGCCCCATCAAGAGGAGTAAACTGTCTCTGAAGTTCCTCCAGAAGAAAGAAACTAAACGGGCTCTGGATTTCTCTGAACCTCAAGCAGATGAACCCAAAATAGTTGAACAAGAGGAGCCCGAGGCAAG CTGCGATCAGGTGGTCCCTGGTCCTTCTCCATGTCCAGCCTCACCTGGCCTCCTCCTGCCATCTGAGAAGAGAGAGACCTTGGTGCCATTTGTGGGGCTTAACAACTTGGGCAACACCTGCTATTTGAACAGCATCTTACAG GTGCTGTACTACTGCCCCGGGCTCAGAGAAGGTGTAAAGAAACTGTACAACCTGtctaaaagaaaagacaaaccaAAGGATGAAACTGATAAAAGCGAAGAG CAGTCAGGAGCTGTGGCTGAAGATTTGTCTGCTCAGATTGAGCTCCTTGGGAGCTTCAACGGTCTGATAGCATCAGTGGAGCAGCTGCAGTCCAGCTTTCTGTTAAACCCCGACAGCTTCAGTGATGGAGAACTCGCCACTCCGCCTCGAAAAATACTCCACACACTCAG GCAGCTGAACCCCATGTATGAGGGCTATCTTCAGCACGATGCCCAGGAGGTGCTGCAGTGCATCCTGGGAAATATCCAGGAGGCTTGTGTCACCATCAGAAAGGAGTTGGAGCTGGATAGGGAGGATGCCGATGAGCCTGAGGTTAAACTTGAGCCTGGTGTCCGTTTGGGTTCAAGCAGCCCTGCGACAGAAGAGGACGGCCAAGTCAGTGGAAAGAGGAAGAGTGACACTGAAGTGGGAAATGCTAAAAAGAAGCCAAAATCTGTCAAGTCTAAGACATGTGATGAAGAGGTTAATAGACCCCTCACTCGCTCCAAAAGGAAGTCCTCCAGTGACATCATGATGGACGGCACCCGAGACAAAGATAAAGAGGAGGTGGAGAATGAAGGGATGAAGACACTGAATAGGGAGGAGGACAAAGGGAGTGACAATGAAGGGAAAGGTGAAAAGGCATCTAAAGAGTCTGatgggaaaagaaagaagagatcTAAGCTGAGCTGGCTGAGGCCTTCTGGGAAACAGCCGAGTATTTTCTCCAAGTTCCTCAGTGTGGGGAAGATCAGCTCCACGAGTGTgaagaaccaaaacaaaccaGAGCAGGAGAATGGACTGGCCGGAGACCAAAGTCCCAATGAGAAGACCAGCGTGGAGAGTTCACCCCAAGACATGGCTGAAGACAAGAAGGCAGTCAAACTTCAAG AGGGCCTGGACCTGATGGAGCACTTGTTCCAGGGCCGACTGGTTCTTAGGACTCGCTGTCTGGAGTGTGAGAGCttcacagagaggagagaagacttCCAGGACATCAGCGTCCCGGTGCTCGACGATGAACCCAGCATCCCAGACGACCTTTCTGAGG TCTCTCCTGATCCCAAACCAGAGCTGAAGACGTTGAAATGGGCCATCGGGCAGTTTGCTTCAGTGGAGCGCATCGTTGGGGAGGACAAATACTTCTGCGAGACGTGTCATCATTacacagaggcagagagaagtCTGCTGTTTGACAAAACTCCCGAAGTGATCACCATTCACCTGAAGCGCTTCTCCGCCAACAGTTTGGA CTTGGACCCATATGCAGGTCTGTCTAAAGTGAACACTCCCTTGCAAACCCCGTTGACCTTGTCTCTGGAGGAGTGGTGCACCCGGCCCTTGTCCACGAAAGGTCAACGCTATCAGCTGTTTGCCGTGGTCATGCATAGTGGTGTCACCATCAGCAGCGGCCACTATACGGCCTTCGTCCACCTGTCTGATCTGAAAGATGTGAAGCTCTTGCTGCGGGACAAAGAAGAAAccgaggaagaggagaaggagagtaAAGAGGACACCCGGGTGAAAGACGAAGCACTGGACTATGATGACGGAGAGGTGTCTTTCAGCCTGAATGCACGGGGTCAGAGGGGTACGAGTTTGGCTAGCAGCAAAACACGAGGAAAGATGCTGTCAGAGGGCGGGGTTGGACTCCTGGGGGGCCAGAGGAGTCTGTCTAGTTGTGATCTCGGGAGCAGCAAACACACGGAAAAAGCAGCCAGCAGTGGATCAGCAGAGGGATCCAAACGGAGGAAACCCATCAACGGCATGGGCCAAAAAACTGAAGCAGGACTAAACAAGGAGGCTAGAGTAGGAGAGGAGGAATTAACACCTTCCCTTGGCAGCGTGGAGACCACAGAGAAGCAGGCCTTTAACAACCTCCTCGAATACGAGGGCAAATGGCTGCTGTTTGATGACTCTGAGGTGCGTTTGTTTGAGGAGGAGGATTTCCTGCAAGCCTGCTCTCCTGAGACGTCGTCCTCATCGACACCGTACCTGCTGTTCTACAGAAGGATGCCTGAACACGGACGCTAA
- the usp1 gene encoding ubiquitin carboxyl-terminal hydrolase 1 isoform X3 — protein MFCCCVSVFHWQCSHQPPSVGLPTGKSANCCFCTVRIVKQVNGSKTGYFVKYIKLQSGLTHSGTGKRMPGLQGENVVAALGSPIKRSKLSLKFLQKKETKRALDFSEPQADEPKIVEQEEPEASSCDQVVPGPSPCPASPGLLLPSEKRETLVPFVGLNNLGNTCYLNSILQVLYYCPGLREGVKKLYNLSKRKDKPKDETDKSEESGAVAEDLSAQIELLGSFNGLIASVEQLQSSFLLNPDSFSDGELATPPRKILHTLRQLNPMYEGYLQHDAQEVLQCILGNIQEACVTIRKELELDREDADEPEVKLEPGVRLGSSSPATEEDGQVSGKRKSDTEVGNAKKKPKSVKSKTCDEEVNRPLTRSKRKSSSDIMMDGTRDKDKEEVENEGMKTLNREEDKGSDNEGKGEKASKESDGKRKKRSKLSWLRPSGKQPSIFSKFLSVGKISSTSVKNQNKPEQENGLAGDQSPNEKTSVESSPQDMAEDKKAVKLQEGLDLMEHLFQGRLVLRTRCLECESFTERREDFQDISVPVLDDEPSIPDDLSEVSPDPKPELKTLKWAIGQFASVERIVGEDKYFCETCHHYTEAERSLLFDKTPEVITIHLKRFSANSLDLDPYAGLSKVNTPLQTPLTLSLEEWCTRPLSTKGQRYQLFAVVMHSGVTISSGHYTAFVHLSDLKDVKLLLRDKEETEEEEKESKEDTRVKDEALDYDDGEVSFSLNARGQRGTSLASSKTRGKMLSEGGVGLLGGQRSLSSCDLGSSKHTEKAASSGSAEGSKRRKPINGMGQKTEAGLNKEARVGEEELTPSLGSVETTEKQAFNNLLEYEGKWLLFDDSEVRLFEEEDFLQACSPETSSSSTPYLLFYRRMPEHGR, from the exons atgttttgttgttgtgtgtcggTGTTTCACTGGCAATGTAGCCACCAGCCACCATCAGTGGGTCTTCCAACAGGAAAAAGCGCCAACTGCTGTTTCTGTACCGTCCGAATCGTCAAACAAGTAAATGGCTCAAAAACCGGATATTTCGTGAAATACATTAAACTTCAAAGTGGATTAACTCATTCGG GTACCGGAAAAAGGATGCCAGGTCTGCAGGGGGAAAATGTTGTGGCGGCGCTCGGGAGCCCCATCAAGAGGAGTAAACTGTCTCTGAAGTTCCTCCAGAAGAAAGAAACTAAACGGGCTCTGGATTTCTCTGAACCTCAAGCAGATGAACCCAAAATAGTTGAACAAGAGGAGCCCGAGGCAAG CAGCTGCGATCAGGTGGTCCCTGGTCCTTCTCCATGTCCAGCCTCACCTGGCCTCCTCCTGCCATCTGAGAAGAGAGAGACCTTGGTGCCATTTGTGGGGCTTAACAACTTGGGCAACACCTGCTATTTGAACAGCATCTTACAG GTGCTGTACTACTGCCCCGGGCTCAGAGAAGGTGTAAAGAAACTGTACAACCTGtctaaaagaaaagacaaaccaAAGGATGAAACTGATAAAAGCGAAGAG TCAGGAGCTGTGGCTGAAGATTTGTCTGCTCAGATTGAGCTCCTTGGGAGCTTCAACGGTCTGATAGCATCAGTGGAGCAGCTGCAGTCCAGCTTTCTGTTAAACCCCGACAGCTTCAGTGATGGAGAACTCGCCACTCCGCCTCGAAAAATACTCCACACACTCAG GCAGCTGAACCCCATGTATGAGGGCTATCTTCAGCACGATGCCCAGGAGGTGCTGCAGTGCATCCTGGGAAATATCCAGGAGGCTTGTGTCACCATCAGAAAGGAGTTGGAGCTGGATAGGGAGGATGCCGATGAGCCTGAGGTTAAACTTGAGCCTGGTGTCCGTTTGGGTTCAAGCAGCCCTGCGACAGAAGAGGACGGCCAAGTCAGTGGAAAGAGGAAGAGTGACACTGAAGTGGGAAATGCTAAAAAGAAGCCAAAATCTGTCAAGTCTAAGACATGTGATGAAGAGGTTAATAGACCCCTCACTCGCTCCAAAAGGAAGTCCTCCAGTGACATCATGATGGACGGCACCCGAGACAAAGATAAAGAGGAGGTGGAGAATGAAGGGATGAAGACACTGAATAGGGAGGAGGACAAAGGGAGTGACAATGAAGGGAAAGGTGAAAAGGCATCTAAAGAGTCTGatgggaaaagaaagaagagatcTAAGCTGAGCTGGCTGAGGCCTTCTGGGAAACAGCCGAGTATTTTCTCCAAGTTCCTCAGTGTGGGGAAGATCAGCTCCACGAGTGTgaagaaccaaaacaaaccaGAGCAGGAGAATGGACTGGCCGGAGACCAAAGTCCCAATGAGAAGACCAGCGTGGAGAGTTCACCCCAAGACATGGCTGAAGACAAGAAGGCAGTCAAACTTCAAG AGGGCCTGGACCTGATGGAGCACTTGTTCCAGGGCCGACTGGTTCTTAGGACTCGCTGTCTGGAGTGTGAGAGCttcacagagaggagagaagacttCCAGGACATCAGCGTCCCGGTGCTCGACGATGAACCCAGCATCCCAGACGACCTTTCTGAGG TCTCTCCTGATCCCAAACCAGAGCTGAAGACGTTGAAATGGGCCATCGGGCAGTTTGCTTCAGTGGAGCGCATCGTTGGGGAGGACAAATACTTCTGCGAGACGTGTCATCATTacacagaggcagagagaagtCTGCTGTTTGACAAAACTCCCGAAGTGATCACCATTCACCTGAAGCGCTTCTCCGCCAACAGTTTGGA CTTGGACCCATATGCAGGTCTGTCTAAAGTGAACACTCCCTTGCAAACCCCGTTGACCTTGTCTCTGGAGGAGTGGTGCACCCGGCCCTTGTCCACGAAAGGTCAACGCTATCAGCTGTTTGCCGTGGTCATGCATAGTGGTGTCACCATCAGCAGCGGCCACTATACGGCCTTCGTCCACCTGTCTGATCTGAAAGATGTGAAGCTCTTGCTGCGGGACAAAGAAGAAAccgaggaagaggagaaggagagtaAAGAGGACACCCGGGTGAAAGACGAAGCACTGGACTATGATGACGGAGAGGTGTCTTTCAGCCTGAATGCACGGGGTCAGAGGGGTACGAGTTTGGCTAGCAGCAAAACACGAGGAAAGATGCTGTCAGAGGGCGGGGTTGGACTCCTGGGGGGCCAGAGGAGTCTGTCTAGTTGTGATCTCGGGAGCAGCAAACACACGGAAAAAGCAGCCAGCAGTGGATCAGCAGAGGGATCCAAACGGAGGAAACCCATCAACGGCATGGGCCAAAAAACTGAAGCAGGACTAAACAAGGAGGCTAGAGTAGGAGAGGAGGAATTAACACCTTCCCTTGGCAGCGTGGAGACCACAGAGAAGCAGGCCTTTAACAACCTCCTCGAATACGAGGGCAAATGGCTGCTGTTTGATGACTCTGAGGTGCGTTTGTTTGAGGAGGAGGATTTCCTGCAAGCCTGCTCTCCTGAGACGTCGTCCTCATCGACACCGTACCTGCTGTTCTACAGAAGGATGCCTGAACACGGACGCTAA